The stretch of DNA CGTTTTGCAAACAGAACAAGGCCGACTTGTAATCGGCAAGATTCCAGTAGCAGGAGGCCAACGTTCGGTAGGCACCGGCTGTTTGATACACATCGCCATACTTGGAAAACAACTCTAAGGAACGCTGTGCCAAATTACCGGCCAACAGACTATCGGGCATGTGATCAGTATTCAAGATGGTAAAAGCGGCCGAATTATTCTTTGCCAAGAGCCTTCGTTGCTGCCCATCGTTGAGATGTTCGCTAATGGCCTGCATAGAATTGGCCTCCCAATAAGGATAATTGTTTTGCAGGGCTGCCATATAACACCGAAAGAGATACTCGAATTCGTGCTGATAGATTTCCGCTTTGGTAGAGGCCGTCACCAAACTTCCTGCTCCCACATTGTAGAGATAGCTCAACCACTGTGCCGTGTCCTGTTGTATCTCTCCTTTGAGAGAGATGTTTTGCAGTTCTTTTACCGACTTGTCTGGCAGTCCGATGTAGTAGAAATAGACAGAGGCAACAATAAAGAGTTCGCTCTCTGCATAAATCATTCTTTTGCGCAGGCGTTGCGAGAGATTGTCGTATTCTTCGTTGATACGATTCAACCGCCTCATGGCCCGCTCCCGATGGTTATAAAAATCTTTGTTGTGCGATTGTCGTTGGCAGAGTCTCATCAGTTGCACATCCGAGACCAGGAGTTCTACTTGATTATCGGTGACACGCTGAACCTGGGTCAACTGCCTGAGGGCCTTTCCATAATCCATCTTCGCAATCGACACAAAGGCCAGATTGTTCAAAGCCTCAGCCTGTCCGTCGGCATAGTAGGCCGATTCTTTCAAGGCTCGCTCGGCATACACCCGCGTAGAATCGAGATTGCGGTAATGATAAGAATAAGAAACAGAATTCAGCCTATCTACCTGCTCTGAGCCTCGTTCTGAGCAAGCCAAGCAGCTAACCGCCGCCCCTATAGCTATCATCATTTTGATGGCACGCATGGGCATCTTGATATCTGAATTCTATTTCGGTTTTGCAAAAGCTTAGCTTTTGCCATTCAAAAGCTAAGAGTTGGGAATGCAAAAGCTAAGAGATGGACACTCAAAAGCTAAGAGATTGCAAACGGGCAATGTATTTCCCGATAATGTCGAACTCTAAGTTCACTACGCTGTCCATCTGCATATCGCAGAAGTTGGTGTTGGTCTTGGTGTAGGGAATGATGGCCACCTTGAAGCTGTTTTCCTGCGGTTCGCAAACGGTGAGCGACACGCCGTTTACTGTCACCGAGCCTTTGTCTACCGTGAAATATCCGCGTCGGGCCATTTCCGGGTCGAAGGCATATTCGAAGGTGTAATAGGTAGACCCTTCTGCATCTTCCACGCCCACGCATCGAGCTGTGGTATCGACGTGTCCCTGCACGATGTGTCCGTCCAGTCTACCGTTCATACGCATGGATCGTTCCACGTTCACTTTGTCGCCAATGTTCAGACGCCCAAGATTCGATTTGAGTAGCGTTTCTTTCATCGCCGTGACGGTGTAGGTGTCGCCTTGAATCTCTACGACGGTGAGGCAAACACCGTTGTGGGCTACGCTTTGGTCGATTTGCAGTTCGGAGGTGAACGAACAGCGTAATGTAAAATCGATATTCTCGTCTGTCTTTTTGGTGGTCACCAATATGGCCATTTCTTCTACAATTCCGGAAAACATTGTTTTGTTTTATTTAAGTTGAACTGGGTTTGTTCGCATTGAAAACGAACCGCGCCAATGCTTTGAAAGCAAAACAGGCAGGAACCAATATCCTGCCTGTGATGAGAAAAGGGGCGTACCGACGATGTGATGAAAACTCTGAGCTATACATGATTTGAGAGTTCTCCGCCTTTGTAATCCACCGGCTTTGCAGCTAACTTCTTCCGAAGTTTGTGGCCCGCCATTAGCAAAAGAAATCTTCTCGGTTTTCGATTTTATTTTGAAGAGTACCCCAATCTATCGATACAACCCCTATACTTATGGCATTTTTGTGCTGCAAAGGTAAGCGATTCTCTCCGTTCGGCCAAAAAAATAACCTTTGAAATCAATCCTCTTGCATCTCCGTAGAGGCGATTGAGGCTTGATAAAGGGCATCGAACTTCTCACGCAACAGCGTTCTGTCGGCAATGATGTTTCGGATCTCGTTCAGGGCCAACTCATTGGGC from Prevotella sp. oral taxon 475 encodes:
- a CDS encoding riboflavin synthase, with amino-acid sequence MFSGIVEEMAILVTTKKTDENIDFTLRCSFTSELQIDQSVAHNGVCLTVVEIQGDTYTVTAMKETLLKSNLGRLNIGDKVNVERSMRMNGRLDGHIVQGHVDTTARCVGVEDAEGSTYYTFEYAFDPEMARRGYFTVDKGSVTVNGVSLTVCEPQENSFKVAIIPYTKTNTNFCDMQMDSVVNLEFDIIGKYIARLQSLSF